From the genome of Nicotiana sylvestris chromosome 1, ASM39365v2, whole genome shotgun sequence:
tttcatgggggaaatgggaattttgggtaaaacctgaGAAtgttgaaatttggggatttagacctcaaattgaggtcagattccaaaaccaattatatatctggACTCGGAGgtgaataggtaatcgggttttggtccgaatttcgggtttggaccaagcgggcccggggtcaatttttgaattttttgggaaaaatttataaaacctattttcatgcattggagttgatttatttagcatttattgatataattaagtaaattgtggctagatacaagcgagttggtggtggaatcaagaggtaaagcgaaagttgagacttgaattgtgttcgtggcatcgaggtaagtgtttggtctaaccttagcttgagggattaggattcgtgtcttattttctatgtgttaattgtggagtatgatgtataggcatggtgacgagtatctatacgtcggtgtcaagcatgcccatgagccttgtattgtaattgttgtgactccgttgtggtttattcatgcttcatatgaggattatcattatagttcccttgccgggatgttgttgtgatattattgttcccttgccgggatattgttgttatattttgttcccttgccaggatgttgttgttatattgttgttcccttgccgggatgttgttgttatattattgttctcttgccggaaTGTTATTGTTATATTGttatttccttgccgggatgttgttgttatattattgttcccttgtcgggattcttttatgattggtgttgataaatgaaaagggagcgggttgcacgcctgcaacggtactatatgaaatggaaACGGGTTGCGCGCCTACaatggtactatatgaaatgggagtgggtgggtggcacgcctgcaacaatactatatgaaatgggagcgggttgcacgcctgcaagggtattatatgaaatgggagcgggttgcacgcctgcaacggtattacttgaaatgggatcgggttacacgcctgcaATGGTATTACATATGTACttgtttcttatttccttatcttttgctggtaattgaattatggtgttctttacatttctctactgttattctgttgttatctgttactccccgcagcatgtttcccccgcccaactttagttgtaattatctgcttttattttcgatgtatatgatttaactgcacaggtctctttggtagtctggtcctagcctcgtcattacttcaccgaggttaggctaggcagtaccagcacatgtggtcggttgtactaatactacactctgcactgtgtgcagatactgataccggagcatttggaccgcagtgagggtgctatcttcagtccattcaggcgacccgaggtagtcctgcagacgtccgcaggccttggtgtctcctcctatcttttctctttctgtttttacttattcagagacaaacttatgtatttccattcagaccttatttgtagtatttttagatagtccgtgacttgtgacaccaaattctgggtagtattgtacttcaaattATATAGCAGTGCTtggttgaattattaagttttcaTCTTCCGCATATCcagttatttaatttattccgctgtttaatcacttattattttaaattgttgaacatgtataataaaaagggtaataattttataatattcggtttgcctagcttccacgagtaggcgccatcatgactcccgatggtgggaattccgggtcgtgacaagatttaggaacccaaactagtttaggTCCCTTATTATCAGAAAAGGGATTGATAAGAGCTTTTCTAGTCATGCAGGCAATATTCGTTTCTTGTGAGTAGTACCTGGTCCCTTTTTAGTAGTCATTTTTCAGTAAAAGAtttgtttttctgaacagatTGGACCTtggcctggcaattttctttgaagtgctcattgttcccacagtgggtacaaagCCAGTTATCCGAAATTGTGATATACTTGCTATGAGGATTGTAAGGagttttatccttttgaaacccTATTCCTTGCCTGTTTCCACTATTGTTGAAGTACATGGCAGTGacagcatctgaggaccaggtccacttgagagatttttcaagatcaatttttaccttttttagttTAGCTTGATGCTGcctatttttctcaagttcaccaCATAGACTAGTTTTAACATCATTCAATTCCTTTTCAAGATTGATGTGTGACTCACTGGCTACTTCTTTCCCTTTCTCAATACTTGTAGGCCTAAGTTCCGATTTGAGTCTCTCAATAGTTTCCTCTAGATAAGTGATTATCACTAAAAAGTCATCCCTCTCTTGCTCAGTAGCTGCAATTTTCTCTTCTAGAGTGTGTTTTTCATTGCTAAAGCCttctatgttttccttcaaatcaacaaccactaccattaggtcatctctctcattttctacactatttattttttcattcaaaacttccttttctttttcaagattagctatggtgTCATTTAGATCCACTACACagaccaccagatcatctctagattgttcagcaTCTCCTAGCTCTATGGTCAAGATCTCCTTATCATTAATAAGGCTATAATATGCATCCATtagaacatttgctaatgaccttaacttcttagaagagtaggattttagatttctctaaacatccctgaaatttacctcatcattttcatcctcttcatcatcttcagACTGAGCCATTAGCGCAAACAGTGAATCATATTTTGTTTcttcagtttccactgccatcatggagtTGTTTTCTGCATCTAGTTCCCTTTCTGAttcactggaggagtctccccaagcagaAAGAGACTGCTTCACAATATTGTCAGCTGTACTTTTTCGACTAAATCGTTTGTCTGG
Proteins encoded in this window:
- the LOC138872136 gene encoding uncharacterized protein, with the protein product MAYLTKRFQKVVRRNNGIPNRGSISKAKNNDLCHKCGKPWHFIKDCPLLKQDQYKENPDKAAKRNPVPDKRFSRKSTADNIVKQSLSAWGDSSSESERELDAENNSMMAVETEETKYDSLFALMAQSEDDEEDENDEVNFRDV